From bacterium, the proteins below share one genomic window:
- the rpmG gene encoding 50S ribosomal protein L33 has translation MAKKNTINLKLTSTAGTGFFYVKKKNPRKLTEKLSFRKYDPVIRKHVEFKEEKLKS, from the coding sequence ATGGCCAAGAAGAACACCATCAACCTCAAGCTTACCAGCACGGCTGGCACGGGCTTTTTCTACGTGAAAAAGAAAAACCCGCGCAAACTGACGGAAAAGCTCTCCTTCCGCAAATATGACCCCGTGATCCGCAAGCACGTGGAATTCAAGGAAGAAAAACTGAAGTCATAG
- the hemC gene encoding hydroxymethylbilane synthase: MSPGPSSTPASVRLGTRGSALALTQANMVKARLESHWPGLSVQLVIIKTSGDANTKTPLYAIGGKALFVKELEEALADGRIDLAVHSCKDVPAFIPPGMEITCTLPREDARDAFISHKHASLGELPQGATIGSSSPRRAAQLLYLRPDLQIVPLRGNVDTRLRKLEEEGLDAIILAMAGLKRLGLADRVTEAVDKQTMLPCGGQGAIAIEIRASDDATRRLLGPLHDVETGLAIEAERAFLAAMNGSCTTPLGVFATRLASNELVLEGLLAAPSGAWLVRRRQVAPIAQGKALGKALADAILHDAFTQHGYIPEQVA; the protein is encoded by the coding sequence GTGTCGCCCGGCCCATCCAGCACGCCCGCTTCCGTTCGCCTCGGCACACGTGGCAGCGCGCTTGCATTGACTCAGGCGAACATGGTCAAGGCTCGGCTGGAATCACACTGGCCGGGCCTTTCTGTTCAGCTGGTCATCATCAAAACCAGTGGCGATGCCAACACAAAAACCCCGCTTTATGCCATCGGCGGCAAGGCCCTCTTCGTCAAGGAGCTGGAAGAAGCGCTGGCGGATGGCCGCATCGACCTGGCCGTCCATTCCTGCAAGGATGTGCCCGCCTTTATCCCCCCTGGTATGGAAATCACCTGCACCCTCCCGCGTGAGGATGCCCGCGACGCCTTCATTTCCCATAAACACGCCTCCCTCGGGGAATTGCCGCAGGGTGCCACAATTGGCAGCTCTTCTCCGCGAAGGGCCGCGCAATTGCTGTATCTACGCCCGGATTTGCAAATCGTCCCTTTGCGCGGCAATGTGGACACCCGCCTCAGGAAACTGGAGGAAGAAGGGCTGGACGCCATCATTCTGGCCATGGCGGGCCTTAAGCGCCTCGGCCTGGCCGATAGGGTGACCGAGGCCGTGGACAAGCAAACCATGCTTCCCTGCGGCGGCCAGGGCGCCATTGCCATCGAGATTCGCGCATCCGACGACGCCACACGCCGGTTGCTAGGGCCTCTTCACGATGTCGAAACAGGCCTGGCCATCGAAGCGGAACGCGCCTTCCTTGCCGCCATGAACGGCAGTTGCACCACCCCGCTTGGGGTTTTTGCCACGCGGCTGGCATCCAATGAGCTGGTGCTGGAAGGCCTCCTGGCCGCCCCTAGCGGCGCCTGGCTTGTGCGCCGCAGGCAGGTTGCACCCATCGCACAGGGCAAAGCCCTTGGCAAAGCGCTGGCGGATGCTATCT